In Mangrovivirga cuniculi, the following proteins share a genomic window:
- the infB gene encoding translation initiation factor IF-2: MAEEKTMRLNQVARKLNVGISTVVEFLGTKGHEVESKPTSKITQEQFNLLAKEFEASAQEKEEASGLKIGAKRKDEAKNETITYKDETTTPETSDDDEEEIFIKNVPLEKKSAPEAAEGEDSTDEKKKEDTSDKKEESSEKVSSESHKLKGIKVVDKIDLESVNKAKSSKKEEKKEEPKKEEPKAEAKKEEKPAEKAPEKEEPIAKKEEPKKEEKKVEAKKEEPKGKKEEKAPQDKKESKDKKKDKPKKPKAEGKKSDDSESKKKSDKKEDKEDKESKIHGKADQLKGLTVVGKIDLPEKKKKSKGKPVASSDDKKERRKKKRKRISKDSPQGQGGNQERRGRYQNKRGDKGRKKPVKKEEPTEAEIQEQIKQTLAKLSGGKAGDKGKGSKYRREKRSAKAEAAERQQQQEQDEAKVLQVTEFISANDLASLMDISVNDIISACMSLGMFVSINQRLDAETITIIADEFGYEVKFSSDEEETDVVEEEDSKEDLESRAPIVTIMGHVDHGKTSLLDFIRSSKVTESEAGGITQHIGAYDVMTESGKRVAFLDTPGHEAFTAMRARGAKITDVAIIVVAADDNVMPQTKEALNHAQVAGVPIVIAINKIDKPNANPDKIREELANNNVLVEDWGGKYQCQEISAKTGQGIEDLLEKVLLEAELLELEANPEKSAVGTVVEASLDKGRGYVATVMVQAGTLKIGDVLLAGSHFGKVKAMFDHRGKKLDEAGPSTPVLVLGLDGAPQAGDRFNVMETDREAREIANKRSQILREQTLRTRKHITLDEIGRRLAIGSFKELNIIVKGDVDGSVEALSDSLLKLSTEEIAVNIIHKGVGQISESDVLLASASDAIVIGFQVRPSGGARRIAETEEIEIRLYSIIYDAINDVKDAMEGMLAPTVEEVITGTVEVREIFKISKVGTVAGCMVTEGYVKRNNQIRLIRDGIVVYTGDIDQLKRYKDDVGEVKKGYECGMSIKNYNDIKVGDVIEGFEEKEIARKL; this comes from the coding sequence ATGGCAGAAGAAAAAACCATGCGTTTAAACCAGGTAGCCAGAAAACTCAATGTAGGTATATCTACAGTTGTGGAGTTTTTGGGTACTAAAGGACATGAAGTCGAAAGTAAACCTACCAGCAAGATTACTCAGGAACAGTTTAATTTGCTGGCTAAGGAATTTGAGGCTTCTGCACAAGAAAAAGAAGAAGCGTCCGGTTTGAAAATTGGCGCAAAAAGAAAGGACGAAGCCAAGAACGAAACGATTACTTACAAAGACGAGACCACTACGCCGGAAACTTCTGACGATGATGAAGAGGAAATTTTCATCAAAAATGTTCCCTTGGAAAAGAAGTCGGCCCCTGAAGCTGCTGAAGGTGAAGATTCTACCGATGAAAAGAAGAAAGAAGACACCTCTGATAAAAAAGAAGAGTCTTCTGAAAAGGTTTCATCTGAATCTCATAAACTAAAAGGCATTAAGGTTGTAGATAAGATTGATCTCGAATCTGTGAACAAGGCAAAATCTTCTAAGAAAGAAGAGAAAAAAGAGGAGCCTAAGAAAGAGGAACCTAAAGCCGAAGCTAAAAAAGAAGAAAAGCCAGCTGAAAAAGCTCCGGAAAAAGAGGAGCCTATAGCTAAAAAAGAGGAGCCTAAGAAAGAAGAAAAGAAAGTAGAGGCTAAAAAAGAAGAGCCTAAGGGTAAAAAAGAAGAGAAAGCTCCTCAGGATAAAAAAGAATCAAAAGACAAAAAGAAAGACAAACCTAAAAAGCCAAAGGCAGAAGGTAAAAAGTCTGATGATTCTGAAAGCAAGAAGAAATCCGACAAAAAAGAGGATAAGGAAGATAAGGAAAGTAAGATTCATGGTAAAGCTGACCAGCTTAAGGGTCTTACAGTAGTTGGTAAAATTGATCTTCCTGAGAAAAAGAAAAAATCTAAAGGTAAACCTGTAGCTTCTTCTGATGATAAAAAAGAAAGAAGGAAGAAGAAACGTAAGCGTATCTCTAAAGATTCTCCTCAGGGACAAGGAGGAAATCAGGAGAGAAGAGGTAGATACCAAAATAAACGCGGAGATAAAGGCCGCAAAAAACCTGTTAAAAAGGAGGAGCCTACTGAAGCTGAAATTCAGGAGCAAATCAAACAAACACTGGCTAAACTAAGTGGTGGTAAAGCAGGAGATAAAGGTAAAGGTTCAAAATACAGAAGAGAAAAGAGGTCTGCCAAAGCTGAAGCTGCTGAAAGACAGCAACAGCAAGAGCAGGATGAAGCAAAAGTATTGCAGGTTACCGAATTTATTTCGGCTAACGACCTTGCTTCTCTAATGGATATCAGCGTAAATGATATTATCAGTGCATGTATGTCACTTGGAATGTTCGTTTCGATCAACCAGAGACTGGATGCTGAAACAATTACTATTATAGCAGACGAATTCGGATACGAAGTTAAATTCTCTTCTGATGAGGAAGAAACTGATGTCGTTGAAGAAGAAGATAGCAAAGAGGATCTTGAATCAAGAGCTCCGATCGTTACGATAATGGGTCACGTTGACCACGGTAAAACATCTTTACTTGACTTTATCAGAAGCTCTAAAGTGACTGAAAGCGAAGCTGGAGGTATTACTCAGCACATCGGTGCTTATGATGTAATGACAGAAAGCGGTAAGCGTGTTGCCTTCCTTGATACACCAGGTCACGAAGCATTTACAGCGATGCGTGCCAGAGGTGCAAAAATCACAGACGTTGCAATTATCGTAGTTGCTGCTGATGATAACGTGATGCCGCAGACTAAAGAGGCATTAAATCACGCTCAGGTTGCAGGCGTACCTATTGTAATAGCAATAAATAAAATTGATAAACCAAACGCCAACCCGGATAAAATTCGTGAAGAATTAGCCAATAATAATGTATTGGTTGAAGATTGGGGTGGTAAATATCAGTGTCAGGAAATATCTGCCAAAACTGGTCAGGGTATTGAAGACCTGTTAGAAAAAGTTCTTCTGGAAGCAGAACTTCTGGAACTTGAAGCTAACCCTGAAAAATCAGCTGTTGGTACTGTTGTAGAGGCTTCTCTTGATAAAGGCCGTGGTTATGTTGCCACAGTGATGGTTCAGGCCGGCACTCTTAAGATAGGTGATGTATTACTTGCCGGAAGTCATTTCGGTAAGGTTAAAGCCATGTTTGATCACCGAGGTAAAAAGCTTGATGAAGCTGGTCCTTCAACGCCAGTACTTGTACTTGGTCTGGATGGAGCACCTCAGGCTGGAGACAGATTTAATGTGATGGAAACTGACAGGGAAGCAAGAGAAATTGCTAATAAGAGATCTCAGATTCTCCGTGAGCAAACTCTAAGAACCCGCAAGCACATTACTCTTGATGAAATTGGTCGTAGATTGGCTATCGGATCGTTTAAAGAACTTAACATTATTGTTAAAGGTGACGTGGACGGTTCTGTTGAGGCACTTTCTGATAGTTTATTGAAATTGTCTACTGAAGAGATTGCAGTAAACATCATCCATAAAGGTGTAGGTCAGATCTCTGAATCAGATGTGCTATTGGCTTCTGCTTCTGATGCAATTGTAATTGGTTTCCAGGTTAGACCATCTGGTGGAGCAAGAAGAATTGCAGAAACTGAAGAAATTGAAATCAGACTATACTCTATTATCTACGACGCAATTAATGACGTTAAGGATGCGATGGAAGGAATGCTTGCTCCTACTGTTGAAGAGGTTATTACCGGTACTGTAGAGGTTAGAGAGATCTTTAAAATATCTAAAGTTGGTACTGTTGCAGGTTGTATGGTTACTGAAGGCTATGTGAAGCGAAACAACCAGATCAGACTTATCCGTGATGGTATTGTGGTCTACACCGGAGATATCGATCAGCTTAAGCGATACAAAGATGATGTAGGAGAAGTTAAGAAAGGTTACGAATGCGGTATGAGCATTAAAAATTACAACGACATTAAAGTTGGTGATGTAATTGAAGGCTTTGAAGAAAAAGAGATCGCTCGTAAACTTTAA